A DNA window from Sphingomonas profundi contains the following coding sequences:
- a CDS encoding glycosyltransferase family 4 protein, with protein sequence MPMAEAVMEIGALIGDRWTGIPAVVAGLAEAALADAEIAWSFMIDTVEVPRRLVEHMLARRSGADAARVLATLAWRQGEIPRATADRAAGLYTNIKPVRRFFPREAMIVYDLSPLLVPHLHAEASVAWFADHVRGDIESSEHVFCISRATRDDVRAYFRMAPHRLSVITPGVAFDPAELSEARVATAGDSCEPYVAIVGTLEPRKNGRIMLDHLARDPAFADRYRLVFIGPDGWLDEKARLLAAAEQAGVPRDRVVFTGYVAQSGKLALMLNAAFCVYPSVFEGYGLPVLEAAALAKLTVCSDRTAMPEVAPAASIFFDPYDVASLGAALAQAEARLAAAPPCLSLADLTERAAALSPARAYPPIARWVLGR encoded by the coding sequence ATGCCGATGGCTGAGGCGGTGATGGAGATCGGCGCGCTGATCGGCGATCGCTGGACGGGTATTCCGGCCGTCGTGGCGGGGCTGGCGGAGGCCGCGCTGGCGGACGCGGAGATCGCTTGGTCGTTCATGATCGACACGGTTGAGGTGCCGCGCCGGCTGGTCGAGCACATGCTCGCGCGTCGATCCGGCGCGGATGCGGCGCGGGTACTCGCCACGCTCGCGTGGCGGCAGGGGGAGATACCGCGCGCGACGGCCGATCGCGCGGCCGGCCTCTACACGAACATCAAGCCGGTGCGCCGCTTCTTCCCGCGCGAGGCGATGATCGTCTACGATCTCAGCCCGCTGCTGGTGCCGCACCTCCACGCCGAGGCGAGCGTCGCCTGGTTCGCCGATCATGTGCGCGGCGACATCGAGAGCAGCGAGCATGTCTTCTGCATCTCCCGCGCCACGCGGGACGACGTGCGCGCCTATTTCCGCATGGCCCCGCATCGCCTGTCTGTCATCACGCCGGGCGTCGCCTTCGATCCCGCCGAGCTGTCGGAGGCGCGGGTCGCCACCGCCGGCGACAGCTGCGAGCCCTATGTTGCGATCGTCGGCACGCTGGAGCCGCGCAAGAACGGTCGCATCATGCTCGATCATCTCGCGCGCGATCCCGCCTTCGCCGATCGCTATCGCCTCGTCTTCATCGGCCCGGATGGCTGGCTGGACGAGAAGGCGCGGCTGCTGGCGGCGGCGGAGCAGGCCGGCGTGCCGCGCGACCGGGTGGTCTTCACCGGCTATGTCGCGCAGTCCGGCAAGCTGGCGCTGATGCTGAACGCGGCCTTCTGCGTCTACCCTTCCGTGTTCGAGGGCTATGGGCTGCCGGTGCTGGAGGCCGCCGCGCTCGCCAAGCTGACCGTATGCTCGGACCGGACGGCGATGCCGGAGGTCGCGCCCGCCGCCTCGATCTTCTTCGATCCCTACGATGTCGCGAGCCTTGGCGCGGCGCTGGCGCAGGCAGAGGCGCGGCTCGCCGCCGCGCCGCCGTGCCTGTCGCTGGCCGACCTGACGGAGCGGGCCGCCGCTCTCTCGCCGGCACGGGCCTATCCGCCGATCGCGCGCTGGGTGCTGGGGCGGTGA
- a CDS encoding ATP-dependent DNA ligase — translation MTPPILTPMEAKLVADLPEEPGWQFEPKWDGFRAQVFRDGDDVEILSKSGKSLARYFPEIVALIAGINQARFVLDGELILPVGEILSFDALQARLHPAESRISKLSRETPAQLMLFDCLGDGDADLIGRPLLERRAALEAFHARHGGPALLLSPCGDLAAARAWLVRSGGALDGVVAKRLDEPYRPGERAMLKVKQHRTADCVVGGFRRAKDGDGVASLLLGLYDDAGLLNHVGFTSGIAAGDRVALAARLEPLIEAPGFTGKAPGGPSRWNNGETNEWEPLRPELIVEVLYDQVTGARFRHGTRLLRWRPDKAPDQCTMAQLVYELRPAELATLDR, via the coding sequence ATGACCCCGCCGATCCTTACGCCGATGGAAGCCAAGCTCGTCGCCGACCTGCCGGAGGAGCCCGGCTGGCAGTTCGAACCCAAGTGGGACGGCTTTCGCGCGCAGGTGTTCCGGGACGGCGACGATGTCGAGATCCTGTCCAAGTCGGGCAAGTCGCTCGCGCGCTACTTTCCGGAGATCGTCGCGCTGATCGCCGGGATTAATCAGGCGCGGTTCGTGCTCGATGGCGAACTGATCCTGCCGGTCGGCGAAATATTGTCGTTCGATGCGCTGCAGGCGCGCCTCCATCCGGCGGAGAGCCGGATCAGCAAGCTGTCGCGCGAGACGCCGGCGCAGTTGATGCTGTTCGATTGCCTCGGCGATGGTGACGCCGACCTGATCGGCCGACCGCTCCTCGAGCGTCGCGCGGCGCTGGAGGCGTTCCACGCGCGCCACGGCGGCCCGGCGCTGCTGCTGTCGCCCTGCGGCGATCTCGCGGCTGCGCGGGCGTGGCTGGTGCGGAGTGGCGGCGCGCTCGATGGTGTGGTCGCCAAGCGGCTCGACGAACCATATCGCCCCGGCGAGCGTGCGATGCTGAAGGTCAAGCAGCACCGGACGGCGGACTGCGTCGTCGGCGGGTTCCGCCGCGCCAAGGACGGCGACGGCGTGGCCTCGCTGCTGCTCGGGCTCTATGACGACGCCGGCCTGCTGAACCATGTCGGCTTCACCTCGGGCATCGCGGCCGGGGACCGCGTTGCGCTTGCCGCCCGGCTCGAGCCGCTGATCGAGGCGCCCGGCTTCACCGGCAAGGCACCGGGTGGCCCGAGCCGCTGGAACAACGGCGAGACGAACGAGTGGGAACCGCTCCGCCCCGAGCTGATCGTTGAGGTGCTGTACGATCAGGTCACCGGCGCGCGCTTCCGCCACGGCACCCGCCTGCTGCGCTGGCGACCCGACAAGGCGCCCGACCAGTGCACCATGGCGCAACTCGTCTACGAACTCCGCCCGGCGGAACTGGCGACGCTCGATCGGTGA
- a CDS encoding aldo/keto reductase, translated as MKTVTLPGGEKVPSLGQGTWMMGERRDRRADEIAALRAGVDLGMTLIDTAEMYGDGAAEALIGEALGTLRERLFLVSKAYPQNASRQRLAGACEASLERLGTDRLDLYLLHWRGRVPLGETVEALEALKAAGKIRHWGVSNLDTDDMKELVAASGGACATDQILYNLTRRGPEHDLLPWLAAQGMTAMAYSPVEQGRLLGHRTLAKIATAVGATPAQVALAWTMRHDGVIAIPKAGSVAHVRENRAAADLTLSDADLAALDAAFPRPRDRRPLETL; from the coding sequence ATGAAGACCGTGACGCTCCCCGGCGGAGAGAAAGTGCCGTCGCTTGGGCAGGGCACTTGGATGATGGGCGAGCGGCGCGACCGCCGCGCGGACGAGATCGCGGCGCTGCGGGCCGGCGTCGACCTCGGCATGACCTTGATCGACACGGCCGAGATGTATGGCGACGGCGCGGCCGAAGCCCTGATCGGCGAGGCGCTCGGTACGTTACGCGAGCGGCTGTTCCTCGTCAGCAAGGCTTATCCGCAGAATGCGTCGCGCCAGCGCCTCGCCGGTGCCTGCGAGGCGAGCCTGGAGCGGCTCGGGACCGACCGGCTGGACCTGTACCTGCTCCACTGGCGCGGGCGGGTGCCGCTCGGCGAGACGGTCGAGGCGTTGGAGGCGCTGAAGGCGGCGGGCAAGATCCGGCACTGGGGCGTCAGCAACCTCGACACCGACGACATGAAGGAGCTTGTCGCGGCCAGTGGAGGCGCCTGCGCGACCGACCAGATCCTCTACAATCTCACGCGACGCGGGCCGGAGCACGATCTGCTGCCGTGGCTTGCGGCGCAGGGCATGACGGCGATGGCGTACAGCCCGGTCGAACAGGGCCGGCTGCTTGGCCATCGCACCCTGGCCAAGATCGCGACGGCGGTCGGCGCGACGCCGGCGCAGGTCGCGCTCGCGTGGACGATGCGCCATGACGGCGTGATCGCCATCCCCAAGGCAGGCTCGGTCGCGCATGTGCGCGAGAACCGCGCCGCCGCCGACCTGACCCTCTCGGACGCCGATCTCGCGGCCCTAGATGCGGCGTTTCCACGTCCGCGCGATCGTCGCCCGCTCGAGACGCTCTGA
- a CDS encoding metallophosphoesterase encodes MALFFTADTHFGDHRTINIHRRPFADVAAMDAAIVAGWNAVVGPDDEIWHLGDVARRSADVPALLARLNGIKHLVRGNNDDPGTGDAAGWASVQDYAELTHEGVLLVLCHYPFRSWNGQHRRAINLHGHSHGKLKPLPRQFDVGVDARAFRPTTVAALVGAKPDEPSVSGTLPAITREALP; translated from the coding sequence ATGGCTCTCTTCTTCACCGCCGACACGCATTTCGGCGATCATCGTACGATCAACATCCACCGCCGGCCGTTCGCCGATGTCGCGGCGATGGACGCGGCGATCGTTGCCGGCTGGAACGCGGTGGTCGGCCCGGATGACGAGATCTGGCACCTCGGCGACGTGGCGCGCCGGTCGGCCGACGTGCCGGCCCTGCTCGCCCGGCTGAACGGCATCAAGCATCTCGTGCGCGGCAATAATGACGACCCCGGCACCGGCGATGCCGCCGGCTGGGCGAGCGTTCAGGACTATGCCGAGCTGACCCACGAGGGCGTGCTGCTCGTGCTATGCCACTATCCCTTCCGCAGCTGGAACGGGCAGCACCGCCGCGCGATCAACCTGCACGGCCATAGTCACGGAAAGCTGAAGCCGCTGCCGCGCCAGTTCGACGTCGGTGTCGATGCGCGGGCATTCCGCCCGACAACGGTGGCCGCGCTCGTGGGGGCCAAGCCGGACGAGCCTTCCGTTTCGGGCACCCTGCCCGCGATCACGCGTGAGGCGCTACCGTGA
- a CDS encoding methyltransferase domain-containing protein: MTDLPELPAGAFAKQDKGDDLAFYAPPRLVTHIDEGAVAALTGCYRTLLPDGGRVLDLMSSWVSHLPSDRTYAAVVGHGMNATELAANPRLDRWFVQDLNRDVTLPLEDRSFDAALCCVGAQYLQQPVAVFAEVRRVLMPGAPFIVSFSNRCFPTKAVAIWRSLDPNGHAALIRLYLDRAGFNDITATVLADGRTSDPLIAVIGRA, encoded by the coding sequence ATGACGGACCTTCCCGAGCTGCCCGCCGGCGCCTTCGCCAAGCAGGATAAAGGTGACGACCTCGCTTTCTACGCCCCGCCACGGCTGGTGACGCATATCGACGAAGGCGCGGTGGCGGCGCTGACCGGATGCTATCGAACGCTGCTTCCTGATGGCGGCCGGGTGCTCGATCTCATGTCGAGCTGGGTCAGCCATCTGCCATCCGACCGGACCTACGCTGCTGTCGTGGGCCACGGCATGAACGCCACGGAACTCGCCGCCAACCCACGGCTGGACCGCTGGTTCGTGCAGGACCTCAATCGCGACGTGACGCTGCCACTGGAGGATCGCTCGTTCGATGCCGCGCTCTGCTGCGTCGGCGCGCAATATCTCCAGCAACCCGTGGCGGTGTTCGCCGAGGTACGCCGGGTGCTGATGCCGGGGGCACCGTTCATCGTCAGCTTCTCGAACCGCTGCTTCCCGACCAAGGCCGTCGCCATCTGGCGGTCGCTCGACCCGAACGGCCACGCCGCGCTGATCCGGCTATATCTCGACCGCGCCGGTTTCAACGACATCACCGCCACCGTGTTGGCCGACGGGCGCACAAGTGACCCGCTCATCGCTGTCATCGGCAGGGCCTGA
- a CDS encoding ABC1 kinase family protein yields the protein MAERRGSGERPVPTGRLARLGTFGRLAGGVAGGMLAEGARRLASGERPRLGDMLLTPANAARLADRLAHLRGAAMKLGQMISMDAGDILPAELSTILARLRDQAQRMPPAQLDRVLRAEWGIDWRRRFRHFEASPIAAASIGQVHRATLPDGHRLAIKVQYPGVADSIDADVDNVATLLRVSGLLPATIDLAPLLAEAKRQLADETDYLREGAELRRFGVLLADDARYVVPGLDKSLTTRRVLAMDFIDGRPIETLAEAPQAMRDTAMTALIELVLRELFDFGAMQTDPNFANYRWQAETGRLVLLDFGAARAVPAETADAYRSLIEAGLARDLDRVREAAVTAGFLGPDIVAAHRPAIDRIIAAIDDTMNRPGPFDFADRTFVPVVREEVKGLLADRAAWHVPPTDMLFVQRKVSGTALLAARLKARVGVRDLATAAIAGRLA from the coding sequence ATGGCGGAAAGACGAGGAAGTGGCGAACGTCCAGTGCCGACCGGACGGCTGGCCCGGCTGGGCACGTTCGGGCGGCTCGCCGGCGGCGTGGCGGGTGGCATGCTGGCGGAGGGCGCGCGGCGGCTGGCCAGCGGCGAGCGGCCGCGACTTGGCGACATGCTCCTCACCCCGGCCAACGCGGCGCGGCTGGCCGACCGCCTGGCGCATCTGCGCGGCGCGGCGATGAAGCTTGGGCAGATGATCTCGATGGACGCGGGTGACATCCTGCCGGCCGAGCTCTCCACCATCCTCGCCCGCCTGCGCGATCAGGCACAGCGCATGCCGCCCGCCCAGCTTGACCGCGTGCTGCGCGCAGAGTGGGGCATCGACTGGCGCCGCCGCTTCCGCCATTTCGAGGCCAGCCCGATCGCCGCCGCGTCGATCGGTCAGGTCCACCGCGCGACCTTGCCGGATGGCCACAGGCTGGCGATCAAGGTGCAATATCCAGGGGTCGCCGACAGCATCGACGCCGACGTCGACAATGTGGCGACCCTGCTCAGGGTTTCCGGCCTGCTGCCCGCGACGATCGATCTCGCGCCCTTGCTCGCCGAGGCCAAGCGCCAGCTGGCGGACGAGACCGACTATCTGCGCGAAGGCGCGGAGCTTCGCCGGTTCGGCGTGCTGCTCGCCGACGACGCGCGCTATGTCGTGCCGGGACTGGACAAGAGCCTCACCACCCGGCGCGTGCTGGCGATGGACTTCATCGACGGGCGACCGATCGAAACGCTGGCGGAGGCGCCGCAGGCGATGCGCGACACGGCGATGACCGCGCTGATCGAACTGGTGCTGCGCGAGCTGTTCGATTTCGGCGCGATGCAGACCGATCCGAACTTCGCCAACTATCGCTGGCAGGCTGAGACCGGCCGGCTGGTGCTGCTCGATTTCGGCGCGGCTCGCGCCGTGCCGGCGGAGACGGCGGATGCGTACCGATCGCTGATCGAGGCGGGTCTCGCGCGTGATCTGGATCGGGTGCGCGAGGCCGCCGTCACGGCCGGTTTCCTCGGGCCGGATATCGTCGCGGCGCACCGGCCGGCGATCGACCGCATCATCGCCGCCATCGACGATACGATGAACCGGCCCGGCCCGTTCGACTTCGCCGACCGCACCTTCGTGCCTGTCGTCCGCGAGGAGGTGAAGGGGCTGCTCGCCGACCGCGCCGCATGGCACGTGCCGCCGACCGACATGCTGTTCGTGCAGCGCAAGGTGAGCGGCACCGCGCTGTTGGCCGCCCGGCTGAAGGCGCGGGTCGGCGTGCGAGACCTCGCCACGGCGGCAATCGCCGGGCGGCTGGCGTAG